The Carnobacterium sp. 17-4 genome has a window encoding:
- the argF gene encoding ornithine carbamoyltransferase: MTKQVFQGRSLLAEKDFTKDELMYLIDLSAHLKELKKKGIPHHYLEGKNIALLFEKASTRTRAAFTTAAIDLGAHPEYLGKNDIQLGKKESVEDTARVLGSMFDGIEFRGFKQNTVEQLAEFSGVPVWNGLTDEWHPTQMIADFLTVKENFGHLEGLTLAYVGDGRNNVANSLLVTGAILGVNIRIVSPESLFPEKELVDMAQTFADQSGSKLMITKDVAEGVRGADVLYTDVWVSMGEEDKFAERIELLTPYQLNMDMVRATGKDDMIILHCLPAFHDTNTDYGRDVKAKHHIDAMEITDEAFRSKHARQFEQAENRMHSIKAIMAATLGNLFIPKV; this comes from the coding sequence ATGACAAAACAAGTATTTCAAGGACGCAGTTTGTTAGCTGAAAAAGATTTTACAAAAGACGAATTAATGTATTTGATTGACTTATCCGCACATTTAAAAGAGCTAAAAAAGAAAGGGATTCCACATCATTATTTAGAAGGGAAAAACATTGCCTTATTGTTTGAAAAAGCTTCTACACGTACACGAGCTGCTTTTACAACGGCTGCGATTGACTTAGGCGCACATCCAGAGTACCTTGGGAAAAATGATATCCAGTTAGGTAAGAAAGAATCTGTTGAAGATACAGCTCGAGTACTCGGAAGTATGTTTGATGGAATTGAATTTCGTGGATTCAAACAAAATACCGTAGAACAATTAGCAGAATTTTCGGGTGTTCCGGTATGGAATGGGTTGACGGATGAATGGCATCCAACGCAAATGATTGCCGATTTTTTGACGGTTAAAGAAAACTTTGGGCATCTTGAAGGACTTACGCTAGCTTATGTTGGGGATGGCCGTAACAATGTAGCAAACAGCCTGCTAGTAACAGGTGCAATTTTAGGTGTGAACATTCGAATCGTCTCACCTGAATCTTTATTCCCAGAAAAAGAATTAGTCGATATGGCTCAAACGTTTGCTGATCAATCTGGTAGTAAACTGATGATTACAAAAGATGTTGCAGAAGGCGTTAGAGGGGCAGATGTTTTATACACCGATGTTTGGGTATCTATGGGAGAAGAAGATAAGTTTGCAGAACGGATCGAGTTATTGACTCCTTATCAGTTAAATATGGATATGGTTCGTGCAACTGGCAAAGATGACATGATTATTCTACACTGCTTACCAGCCTTCCACGATACCAATACCGACTATGGAAGAGACGTAAAAGCAAAACACCATATTGATGCGATGGAAATTACAGATGAAGCATTCAGAAGCAAACATGCACGTCAATTTGAGCAAGCTGAAAACCGGATGCACTCTATCAAAGCTATTATGGCTGCAACACTAGGAAATTTATTCATTCCTAAAGTATAG
- the arcA gene encoding arginine deiminase, producing MTTPINVMSEIGKLKTVLLKRPGKEVENLTPEIMERLLFDDIPHLPVIQKEHDAFAQALIDRGVEVLYLEKLAAEAIDAGKVKEKFVDRILDESNIETDGVREGLKKYLLSFDTQEMVDAIMAGIRKKDVSIESHHLADVSGEEVYPFFMDPMPNLYFTRDPAAAIGKGLTINHMAFEARNRESLFIEAIMKYHPRFANQGVEVWRDRNHTSRIEGGDELVLNDKVLAIGISQRTSAKAIEQLAIELFERSSNFEKVLAIKIPNVRAMMHLDTVFTMVDYDKFTIHPGIQKNNGEVDTYILEKGDEPGTVKMTQRSDLQEILREALDVPKLTLIPCGGGDAIAAPREQWNDGSNTLAIAPGVVVTYDRNYVSNSLLRSHGVEVIEIASSELSRGRGGPRCMSMPLIREDLPK from the coding sequence ATGACAACACCTATTAATGTAATGTCTGAGATTGGAAAATTGAAGACGGTATTATTGAAAAGACCAGGAAAAGAAGTAGAAAATTTGACCCCTGAAATTATGGAACGCTTATTATTTGACGATATTCCTCATTTACCGGTTATCCAAAAAGAGCACGATGCATTTGCACAAGCATTAATTGATCGTGGAGTTGAAGTACTGTATTTGGAAAAACTAGCAGCAGAAGCAATCGATGCTGGCAAGGTGAAAGAAAAGTTTGTTGACCGGATTTTAGATGAATCAAATATTGAAACTGATGGTGTTAGAGAAGGATTAAAGAAATATCTGCTTAGCTTTGATACACAAGAAATGGTTGATGCTATCATGGCAGGTATCCGAAAAAAAGATGTCAGTATCGAAAGCCATCATTTAGCAGACGTATCAGGTGAAGAAGTTTACCCTTTCTTTATGGATCCAATGCCAAATCTTTATTTTACTCGTGATCCAGCTGCGGCAATTGGAAAAGGACTAACAATCAATCATATGGCTTTTGAAGCTCGTAACAGAGAGTCGCTATTTATTGAAGCAATCATGAAATATCACCCAAGATTTGCTAATCAAGGTGTCGAGGTATGGAGAGATCGTAATCATACGTCTCGAATTGAAGGCGGAGATGAACTTGTCTTAAACGATAAAGTACTAGCTATTGGTATCTCCCAACGAACTTCAGCTAAAGCTATTGAGCAACTAGCAATCGAATTGTTTGAACGCAGCTCGAATTTTGAAAAAGTATTGGCAATAAAAATTCCCAATGTCCGTGCAATGATGCATTTGGATACAGTGTTTACAATGGTTGATTATGATAAGTTCACCATTCATCCTGGCATCCAAAAAAATAATGGTGAAGTAGACACGTATATTTTAGAAAAAGGGGACGAACCTGGAACAGTGAAGATGACCCAGCGTTCAGATCTACAAGAAATTTTACGTGAGGCACTCGATGTACCAAAATTAACATTGATTCCATGCGGTGGCGGAGATGCCATTGCTGCTCCTCGCGAACAATGGAATGATGGCTCCAACACATTAGCTATCGCTCCTGGAGTAGTGGTCACTTATGATCGCAACTATGTTTCCAATTCATTGTTAAGAAGTCACGGAGTTGAAGTGATTGAGATAGCTTCCAGTGAATTATCCAGAGGCCGTGGTGGTCCACGATGCATGAGCATGCCTTTGATTCGGGAAGATTTACCAAAATAA